The genomic stretch ATTCGTTTGAATCACATTGAGTCCGGCAAACAGTCATTGAGAATTAACCCTTCTTAATGACAACCAAAAACCTTGGTTAGTTGCCATACACTAAGACCCTTTCGGGTTGTATGGTTAAGTGACTAAGCGTACACGGTGGATGCCTTGGCAGTCAGAGGCGATGAAAGGCGTAATAACTTGCGATAAGCCCAGATTAGGTAGTAATAACCTTTAAGTCTGGGATTCCTGAATGGGGAAACCCACTTACATAAGTAAGTATCCTGTTGTGAATACATAGCAACAGGAGGCAAACCGGGGGAACTGAAACATCTAAGTACCCCGAGGAAGAGAAATCAACCGAGATTCCGAAAGTAGCGGCGAGCGAAATTGGATTAGCCCTTAAGCTTTTAATGAGACAGATGAAGGCTCTGGAAAGTGCCGCAATAGAGGGTGATAGCCCCGTAATCGACATCTCATCATCAGTGAAAACGAGTAGGGCGGGACACGTGATATCCTGTCTGAATATGGGGGGACCATCCTCCAAGGCTAAATACTACTGACTGACCGATAGTGAACCAGTACCGTGAGGGAAAGGCGAAAAGAACCCCTGTGAGGGGAGTGAAATAGAACCTGAAACCGTGTACGTACAAGCAGTAGGAGCACCTTCGTGGTGTGACTGCGTACCTTTTGTATAATGGGTCAGCGACTTAATTTTAGTAGCAAGGTTAACCGTTTAGGGGAGCCGTAGGGAAACCGAGTCTTAACTGGGCGTACAGTTGCTAGGATTAGACCCGAAACCAGGTGATCTAGCCATGGGCAGGTTGAAGGTTGAGTAACATCAACTGGAGGACCGAACCGACTAATGTTGAAAAATTAGCGGATGACTTGTGGCTAGGGGTGAAAGGCCAATCAAACCTGGAGATAGCTGGTTCTCCCCGAAAGCTATTTAGGTAGCGCCTCGGACGAATACTACTGGGGGTAGAGCACTGTTAAGGCTAGGGGGTCATCCCGACTTACCAACCCTTTGCAAACTCCGAATACCAGTAAGTACTATCCGGGAGACACACGGCGGGTGCTAACGTCCGTCGTGGAGAGGGAAACAACCCAGACCGCCAGCTAAGGTCCCAAAGTATAGCTAAGTGGGAAACGATGTGGGAAGGCTCAGACAGCCAGGATGTTGGCTTAGAAGCAGCCATCATTTAAAGAAAGCGTAATAGCTCACTGGTCGAGTCGGCCTGCGCGGAAGATGTAACGGGGCTAAGCTATACACCGAAGCTGCGGCTACGTACCTTAGGGTATGTGGGGTAGGGGAGCGTTCTGTAAGCCGTTGAAGGTGGTCTGTAAGGGCTGCTGGAGGTATCAGAAGTGCGAATGCTGACATGAGTAACGATAAAGGGAGTGAAAAACTCCCTCGCCGGAAGACCAAGGGTTCCTGTCCAACGTTAATCGGGGCAGGGTAAGTCGACTCCTAAGGCGAGGCCGAAAGGCGTAGTCGATGGGAAACGGGTTAATATTCCCGTACTTCTTACAATTGCGATGGGGGGACGGAGAAGGCTAGGTGGGCCTGGCGACGGTTGTCCAGGTTCAAGTACGTAGGCGGAAAGTTTAGGTAAATCCGGACTTTCTTAACGCTGAGATACGATGTCGAGCTACTACGGTAGTGAAGTCATTGATGCCATGCTTCCAGGAAAAGCCTCTAAGCTTCAGATTGTAAGGAATCGTACCCCAAACCGACACAGGTGGTCGGGTAGAGAATACCAAGGCGCTTGAGAGAACTCGGGTGAAGGAACTAGGCAAAATGGTACCGTAACTTCGGGAGAAGGTACGCTCTTATCAGTGAAGTCCCTTGCGGATGGAGCAGACGAGAGTCGCAGATACCAGGTGGCTGCAACTGTTTATTAAAAACACAGCACTGTGCAAAATCGTAAGATGACGTATACGGTGTGACGCCTGCCCGGTGCCGGAAGGTTAATTGATGGGGTTAGACTTCGGTCGAAGCTCTTGATCGAAGCCCCGGTAAACGGCGGCCGTAACTATAACGGTCCTAAGGTAGCGAAATTCCTTGTCGGGTAAGTTCCGACCTGCACGAATGGCGTAATGATGGCCACGCTGTCTCCACCCGAGACTCAGTGAAATTGAAATCGCTGTGAAGATGCAGTGTACCCGCGGCTAGACGGAAAGACCCCGTGAACCTTTACTACAGCTTGGCACTGAACATTGAACCTACATGTGTAGGATAGGTGGGAGACTTTGAAACCGCGTCGCTAGATGTGGTGGAGTCGTCCTTGAAATACCACCCTTGTAGTTTTGATGTTCTAACGTTGGTCCCTGAATCGGGATTACGGACAGTGCCTGGTGGGTAGTTTGACTGGGGCGGTCTCCTCCCAAAGAGTAACGGAGGAGCACGAAGGTGGGCTAAACACGGTTGGACATCGTGTGGTTAGTGCAATGGCATAAGCCCGCTTGACTGCGAGAATGACAATTCGAGCAGGTGCGAAAGCAGGTCATAGTGATCCGGTGGTTCTGAATGGAAGGGCCATCGCTCAACGGATAAAAGGTACTCCGGGGATAACAGGCTGATACCGCCCAAGAGTTCATATCGACGGCGGTGTTTGGCACCTCGATGTCGGCTCATCACATCCTGGGGCTGAAGTCGGTCCCAAGGGTATGGCTGTTCGCCATTTAAAGTGGTACGCGAGCTGGGTTTAGAACGTCGTGAGACAGTTCGGTCCCTATCTGCCGTGGGCGTTGGAAAATTGAAGGGGGCTGCTCCTAGTACGAGAGGACCGGAGTGGACGAACCTCTGGTGTTCGGGTTGTCATGCCAATGGCATTGCCCGGTAGCTAAGTTCGGAATCGATAACCGCTGAAAGCATCTAAGCGGGAAGCGAGCCCTGAGATGAGTTTTCCCTGACGCTATAAGCGTCCTTAAGGGTTGTTCAAGACTAGAACGTTGATAGGCAGGGTGTGTAAGTGCTGCGAGGCATTGAGCTAACCTGTACTAATTGCCCGTGAGGCTTAACCATACAACACCCAAGGGGTTTTGTGGACTCAAAGACAGACCTTGAATGAGTTTGAAGAGTTACTTTTAAATACAGTTTTCCGAATTTTAAAATTTGCTTGGCGACCATAGCATTGTGGACCCACCTGATTCCATGCCGAACTCAGAAGTGAAACACAATAGCGCCGATGGTAGTGTGGGGCTTCCCCATGTGAGAGTAGGACATCGCCAGGCTTTAATTTCGTTATTTGCTATGCAAATAACAACCTCAACAGTGTACTAATCTGTTGATGACAATTTGTTGGAGGGATGGCTGAGTGGTCGAAAGCACCGGTCTTGAAAACCGGCAACCGTTAATAGCGGTTCTAGGGTTCAAATCCCTATCCCTCCACCACCATTAGAAAGCCCGCTGAGAAATCAGCGGGCTTTTTTCTTATCTGCGATATACAAAAATGAAAAAGGGAAGAGCACTGACGTGCTCTTCCCTTTTTGTATTGAAACCAACGACTATTAGTCCGTTAAATACTTCCCTTCTGCAACTTGCCAGAACGCTCGAATTAGAGGGTTATCTAACTGTGCTCGCTTGCAGCAAACACCCAATTCAAACGGTTTGATGGGTTCTATCTTTAAACGGTCTACTTTATCTCTTACAGGGCTGTTGTTAATCACTACGTCAGGAGCAATACCCACCCCACAACCTAGCGCTACCATACTTACGATCGCCTCATGACCAGAAACTTGCGCGTATATGTTGGGCTTTATCTTCATCTTTTTGAACCACGCATTGGCACGTTCACGCGCTGTACCCGCTTCAGGGATGATAAAGGGGACTTCATTCCAGTTTGGCTTGTCAGACTGAAGTTGCTGACTAAAGCTACTGACACCTGATGGAATTATGACGGATAGTGGTATATCGCTAATTGTTTCGAATTCTAATCTTGAAGGCAGGATGTCCGGCTTCGCTGAGATCGCGATGTCCGCTTCATCGTTCAAGATCTTGTCGATAGATTGAGCTGGATCGCCGGTAGAGAGCTTGAATTCGATATACGGATGAATGGCTCTGAATTCAGTAATCAGTTCTGGTAAGTGGCTGTAGCTAGCAGTCACGGAGCAAAATATACGTATTTCACCTTTCAACTCCTGCTCTCCACCTTTCAAGTGAAGGTTATACTGTTGCCATTCACCAACAATGCTCAATGCCACTGGTAATAGGTGCTTCCCTGCTGGTGTGAGGTCAACACTACGGTTGTCCCTGATAAGCAGTTCTTGCCCTGTTTCCTCTTCCAGTTTTTGTACCTGACGGCTCAGCGCTGAAGGGCTGACGTGCATAGCAGCAGCGGTTTTGCTGAAACTCT from Vibrio pomeroyi encodes the following:
- the ilvY gene encoding HTH-type transcriptional activator IlvY; this encodes MNIKSLQLFIHLCDSKSFSKTAAAMHVSPSALSRQVQKLEEETGQELLIRDNRSVDLTPAGKHLLPVALSIVGEWQQYNLHLKGGEQELKGEIRIFCSVTASYSHLPELITEFRAIHPYIEFKLSTGDPAQSIDKILNDEADIAISAKPDILPSRLEFETISDIPLSVIIPSGVSSFSQQLQSDKPNWNEVPFIIPEAGTARERANAWFKKMKIKPNIYAQVSGHEAIVSMVALGCGVGIAPDVVINNSPVRDKVDRLKIEPIKPFELGVCCKRAQLDNPLIRAFWQVAEGKYLTD